The genome window TTTCTATATCTTCTCCCTTGGTTAAACGATAATCTGTCCAGCCTAATTCTTGTTTACACTGCCGAAATCCATACTCTACCCATGTACGTTGACCATATAAATTTCCCATGGTTTTTTTCTGTTGAGTTCTCGTTTTTTGGATGTTAGTCATTACAAAACTAGTGCTGTTTTCTGGCATAGTTTCTGTGTTAGTAGTAATTTGCCAATAAGTTATTTCTCTTCTGAGACCATAAATAATTTCTCTAATGTATCTATCTTCTTTTTTACCATCACTAAAGGGAAAGTAATATTTCTATAAAGACCATAAACATTTACTGATACTATACCTTGATCTATTTTCCCTAAGCTTCCCAAATATTGTCGAGAAGTATAATCTGTGTTATTTCCTTATCTTGGTGCTCGTTCCCTTGCGTCTTTCGCCGACGCGGGGTCGCACCGCTTTTTACGATCTCCTGTTTCATCAATGATTACTGTAACCGGTGTATCAATCAGTATACTTAAAATATATTTTAAACGTACTTTTTCCAAGTCTGATGAATTCCAATTAGATTTTGTCAAAAAATGATGTAAACCTTGAGAGGAAACATTAACAATTTTACTTATTTCTGGCAAAGATTTTCTTTTGAGTGTTGAAATTAATCCTAAGTGTAAATATTTAAAATATTCATAATTACGCACATCGGAAAATAAAGAACGATAAAACGAACAATAGTTATCAATCAGAGGAACTGTTTCTGTGGGATTTCGAGGTAAGTGTTGCCTGATTTGTTCAGCTATATCCATTGCCATAATTGCGTTTCATTTTTACTATCTTTTTATTTTGCCACTTTCCATTTTTTCTTACTATTAATTAATTTCATAACTCCTTATAATCAAAAGATTACATATACTACAATTTACTTTTCTTAATTTTGAGTCATCTTTTATTTTAAAGTAACAAATAATCGGGCGATCGCATATAGAGAAAGACTTTTAGAGTTTAGCAATTTCAAAGATTATCGGAGACTGACAAAAGAGGGATAAGAGCAAAAAGTCTTTGTTTAAGCGAATCGGATGACCATTTTGATTGCTTTTCATCAAAACAGTTATCGTAATTTCAAACATTTTTATCTCAATCATGTTCAGCAATATTGGAGATCAGCTTTTCCCAAACTTCCCAGTTATAACCGATTTATTGAATGGATACCATCAACCCTAATGCCTCTTTGTGTATATCTCAAACATTGTTTTGGTCGTTGTACAGGTATTAGTTTTATTGATTCAACCAAAATTCAAGTTTGTCATAATCGACGCATTTCAAGGCATAAAGTTTTTCAAGATTTAGCCGCGCGAGGAAAAACCTCCGTGGATTGGTTTTATGGTTTTAAACTTCATTTAGTTGTCAATGAATTGGGGGAAATTCTCAATATGAGTTTAACCCCGGGTAATGTAGATAACCGAAAACCCGTTACTGAACTCCTAGAAACACTTTGGGGTAAAGTATTTGGAGATCGAGGTTATGTCTCGGCTAAACTAGCCACAGAGTTACTTGAAGAATATGGCATTGAATTTTTTGCTAAACCTAAGCGTAATATGAAAAACAAACTCATGAAACTCCATGACAAGTTACTTTCTCGTAAGAGGTCTATTGTGGAAAATGTTTATGATCAACTCAAAAATATTTCACAAATAGAACATTCTCGTCATCGCTCACCTGTCAATTTTTGTGCCAACCTTCTTTGTGGATTAATTGCATACTGTCATAAACCCAAGAAACCTACGCTTCATTTAGACTGGCTTTTACCTCAATCTGCTTAACCCGAACTCAGGTTAAAAAAATAAGGACGTAACATATAAAATACTACGTCCTCATAATGGCAAATGTTAACTATCCATTGTTACTATGGTTTGGTGTTAACGCTTACTTCACCATTAACGATAGTTTGACAGGCTAGGCGATAGTTATCAGGTTTTTTCTTTAGTTTTCTATTCTCAAATTCAGTTTTTGGAGATAGATTTTCCATACCCTCGACAATTTCAACAACACAAGTACCACATTGCCCATAACCACCGCAGTTAATTAATTTTCCTCTGAAGCGATAAATATCGACTCCATTTTGCATTGCTTTTTCCCTTAAGTTTGCACCATCAGCGGCGACAACGTCTTTGTTTTCTTTGAGAAACCTAATCGTAGGCATTTTTCTATTTTCTCCTTATTTTTTTGTTTGTTAAGTTTCTTATATCAATATTAAGAAATTATAAATAACTTTGACCATAAAACCAGAATTATACCAAATAAAGGTTTATTCTCATAGGGGATTGGCTCAAAAACTGTCACAAATTTAGGGGTAAATGTTTGATTTTAAAAAGAAGTTAAGTCTGGGCTAATTTCCTCAAGAGTTTTAAGTTTGGTAAATCTAAGGGTTTAAGATGGGTAATTGTAAATGATATTTAAGGTCAATTTGAATTGATTCAAAATATTAATATAATTTTTACTACTCATGTAGAATCACTATACAAGATGGAAACTAACACTATTAAACCAGAAAATAATCTTACTACCCGTTTTATTAATACTTTGTTGGACATTAAACCTTTGGCTAATTTTGCTAAGAGTCGGGCAAGAAAGATGATTATTAGTCGGGCTGAAAGTATTGGGGTTGATTGGTATGACAATATTAATACTTTCCAGAATCGGAACTGGAGTGAGGATATTGGGGCGGTGGAAAATAAGGGTATCAATTATCCTGAGTATTATTTAAAGTGCTTTCATGCTTATGATAAGGGTAATCTGGAATGGAAAGCGGCATGGGAGTTGGAGTCAGCTGCTTATAGTGTTCATTCTACCATTTTTTCTAAGGAACCAAGGATTGAGGGCGATCGCACTTTAAGAAATAATTATCATAGGGTATTAAAGAAGGAGATTACTGAGAATCCCAAGGATATTTTAGATATGGGTTGTGGGGTGGGTTTAAGTACCTTTGCCCTGCAGGAAAATTACCCCAATGCCCAGATTACAGGGTTAGATTTATCCCCTTATTTTTTGGCCGTAGCAAAACATCAAGCCCAACAAAAAAATTATGATATTCAATGGCATCATAATCAGGCAGAAAAAACTGATTTACCGTCAGAATCTTTTGACTTAGTTTCTTCTTTTTTAATGTTCCATGAATTACCCCAATTAGCAGCTAGAAACATTTTAAAAGAAGCCCATCGTCTAATCAAAAAAGGTGGCTATCTTGGTATTATGGACATGAATCCCCAGTCAGAAGCCTATCAAAAAATGCCCCGTTATGTGCTAACTTTACTCAAAAGTACTGAGCCTTACTTAGATCAATATTTTAGTTTAGATATAGAAAAAGAATTAGTTAATAATGGATTTGAAAATCCTAAAATTGTTACTATTAGTAAAAGACACCGTGCGATCGTAGCCAAGAAAAAATAACAAAAAAGCAGGTCAAAAGACCTGCCTAGTTTGATTAAAATTTGGATTATATTTTCCTTTTAAACAAGAGAAATGATGTTATTAAAATTAAACAAAAACAACCAAAAAAATACCTTATTTTTAATAATTAAATAATAGTATTATCAGCGATGGAAGCATTTTTAATAACAACCACAATTCCGTTACGGATTAAAAATCCTTCATCTTCTCTGTTTGCTTCCTCAACTCGATCTTTATTGATGATTTGTACATTTTGACCAATACGAGCATTTTTATCAACGATCGCACGGCGTACAATAGAATTAGCACCGATACCAATAGGCACCCCACCATCCTTCAACTTATTCTGTCTAACGGTGTAGGGTTCGTATAAATCAGCCCCCATAATCAAAGTATCCTCCACCACACAATTAGTTTCAATGCGAGTTCTCACCCCTAAAACACAGTGATTAATGCGACACTCTTTGATAATACAACCCTCACCGATAATGGATTGAGTTACCTGAGAATCAAGCAACTTGGTAGGAGGTAAATAACGAGAGCGAGTATAGATAGGCGCTTTCTCATCATAGAAACTAAAAGAAGGCTGAGGCTGATTCGTCAAAGATAAATTAGCATCGTAGAAAGCCTCAATAGTTCCAATATCTTCCCAATAACCCTTAAATAAATAGGCTTGGATATTGTGATCCTTCGCCGCATAGGGGATAATTTCCTTACCAAAATCAGTTTGATCAGGATTTTCTGTTAATAACTTGCGTAGTACCTCCTTCTTAAACACATAGATACCCATAGAAGCAATATAAGGTTGTTCTTGGGCTTGTTCAGGGTTTAACCCCAAAATACTGGTATCTACCGCCATTTGCTTGAGGGCATCACCCTTGGGCTTTTCGCTAAAGTCAGTGATTCTACCAGAATCATCAATTTTCATTAAACCGAAAGCCTCGGCTCTTTTTTCATCGATAGGCACTACAGAAATGGTAATATCAGCATTAGTTTTGCGGTGATGCTCCACAAATTTGCTGTAATCCATGCGATATAGATGATCTCCAGAAAGGATGATATATTCATCAATATCCCACTCATCAAAAAGCCAGATATATTGACGCACCGCGTCTGCTGTACCTTGGAACCAGTCGGGATTCTCCTTGGTTTGCTGGGCTGCCAATACCTCCACAAAACCATCACTAAACCCAGAAAAATTGTAAGCTCTACTAATGTGACGATTCAAAGAAGCAGAGTTAAATTGAGTTAATACATAAATTTTTAAAATTTCTGAGTTAATACAGTTACTGATAGGAATATCAATTAGGCGATATTTTCCCGCTAAAGGTACTGCTGGTTTGGCTCTTAATTTAGTCAGGGGATACAGTCTAGTACCTGCACCGCCTCCTAAGATAATACCAAGTACTTTATTCACGCTTTTTGACCTCTAAATAATCACTTTTATAAGAAAGTTTAGGCTTTATTGGCAAAATTAACAATCTTTTCTTCTTTAATGGGCTATGGGTGAGGGGATGGGAAGATAAACATTCATCATTAATTATCCATTCCCCCTACCTTTCTGATTTATGGGAGCGCACCCTAATTGTTTTCTATTTTTTGTAAGATATTTGCTACTAATTCATGATCGGTTAACTGAGAATCATCTAAAGTGGGTGAGATGTAATAATCACAAAAATCAAAGACCTGAGTTTGAGTATTAGCTCCTCCATAACCAATTACTTTGATTCCTGCTCTCGTAGCTGCTAAGATTGATTGGAAAGAGTCTTCCAGTGCGATCGCCTCATGGGCTTTTATATTAAGATTACCTAAAGCCTGTTGATAACCTTGGGGCGAAGGTTTGCTTTCGGTGAGATTTTCTTGGGTAATAATAGTTTTAAAACTTGATTCTAAACCAGTAATTTGCAAAAGAGTATCCACATTAGTTTTAGAAGTACTGGTAACTAGACCTAATGATAAATCATGAGCTTGGGCATAATCGATGATATTTTTGGTAAAAGGTCTTATGGAAGGTTTTTTCTCTTGAATTAATTTACAAGCAATGGTTGTTTTTAATTTATGGATTTGCTCAATTTTTTCGGGAGTCAACTTTCTATTAGTGGCATCAGAAAGCATTTCCAATCTTTTTTTTCCGCCATTAATCTCCAACAATGCACGATAAGTTGACAAATCCCAGTGCCAGTCAATCCCTAATTGAGACATAGCCTGATTATAGGCTTCTCGTTGTAATTCTGAAGTCTCTACAAAAGTACCAATGGAGCCAACTAAAATTGCTTTGTACATTTTTTAAATGCGGATTGTTAAGATTAAAATAAGGATATTAGCACAATTTCTAGTAAAGAATTCAAAAACAAGAAAATGGGCAAAAGAACACCACAGGATGGATTACCACATTGGGAAGAAGCTCAACATCTCGATGATATTGTCATGGATAAGCGCGAAGCCAAACGGGCAAACAAGGCGAAGGCAAAAAGACGCAATCGTCGCTATGAAAATCGCCTCTTGAGGGGTACCATAGACATTTTAGATTTGCATGATGAAGATGAGCAATAAAAAAGAAATATTAATCATTGAAATAGTCTTCTTCTTCGAGGGTTTGATGATTATATAATTCCTCTAGTTTTTGATGGCTAAGACGACGGGATACCCGACGATATTTTTTTGTGTTTAATTTTGGTTCGTTGCAAACTTCCCCAGAGTCTTTGACCATTTTTTTTACGCTAGATTCTGCATCACGGGTATGAGCGATTTTTTCTTCTTGGGCAAGGATTTCTTCTAAAAAGCGCAGATAATATTCATATCTTTCCCATTCTCCTGTTACCACGCATTCTGGCTCTTCTTGATGCAAACAGTCGTTAAATTTACATTGTCCTTGGCTTAGTTTTTGTCGGGCTTCGGGGAAGTAGTTAATCAGATTTTGGGAGGTGCAGTCGAAGTCAGGTTGGTTAAATCCAGGGCTGTCGGCAATGTATCCTCCTTGGGGCATTTCAAATAATTCTACATGGCGGGTGGTATGTTTTCCTTTTTGTAGTTTGCCTGATACTTCGCCAATGCGAATAGTGAGTTGGGGAATGAGTA of Cyanobacterium sp. HL-69 contains these proteins:
- a CDS encoding Mobile element protein, whose translation is MTILIAFHQNSYRNFKHFYLNHVQQYWRSAFPKLPSYNRFIEWIPSTLMPLCVYLKHCFGRCTGISFIDSTKIQVCHNRRISRHKVFQDLAARGKTSVDWFYGFKLHLVVNELGEILNMSLTPGNVDNRKPVTELLETLWGKVFGDRGYVSAKLATELLEEYGIEFFAKPKRNMKNKLMKLHDKLLSRKRSIVENVYDQLKNISQIEHSRHRSPVNFCANLLCGLIAYCHKPKKPTLHLDWLLPQSA
- the glgC gene encoding glucose-1-phosphate adenylyltransferase GlgC yields the protein MNKVLGIILGGGAGTRLYPLTKLRAKPAVPLAGKYRLIDIPISNCINSEILKIYVLTQFNSASLNRHISRAYNFSGFSDGFVEVLAAQQTKENPDWFQGTADAVRQYIWLFDEWDIDEYIILSGDHLYRMDYSKFVEHHRKTNADITISVVPIDEKRAEAFGLMKIDDSGRITDFSEKPKGDALKQMAVDTSILGLNPEQAQEQPYIASMGIYVFKKEVLRKLLTENPDQTDFGKEIIPYAAKDHNIQAYLFKGYWEDIGTIEAFYDANLSLTNQPQPSFSFYDEKAPIYTRSRYLPPTKLLDSQVTQSIIGEGCIIKECRINHCVLGVRTRIETNCVVEDTLIMGADLYEPYTVRQNKLKDGGVPIGIGANSIVRRAIVDKNARIGQNVQIINKDRVEEANREDEGFLIRNGIVVVIKNASIADNTII
- a CDS encoding ferredoxin, which produces MPTIRFLKENKDVVAADGANLREKAMQNGVDIYRFRGKLINCGGYGQCGTCVVEIVEGMENLSPKTEFENRKLKKKPDNYRLACQTIVNGEVSVNTKP